The Callithrix jacchus isolate 240 chromosome X, calJac240_pri, whole genome shotgun sequence genome contains a region encoding:
- the LOC128930596 gene encoding protein FAM156A/FAM156B, with protein sequence MDPLQKQNPASPSTSFPMTAAETSREGPAPSQPSYSEQLMMGLSNLSPGPGLSNLNLGPGPSNLSPGPSHSAPLPEGLLHERYREEKTLEEQRWERLEFLQRKKAFLRHVRRRHRDHMAPYAVGREARISPLGDRGQNRFRCECRYCQSHRPNLSGIPGERNRAPLPSSWETLVQGLSGLTLNLGTNQPGPLPEAALQPQEAEEKRQRERQQESKIMFQRLLKQWLEEN encoded by the coding sequence ATGGATCCACTCCAGAAACAGAATCCAGCATCGCCTTCTACATCTTTCCCGATGACAGCTGCAGAGACTTCCCGGGAAGGCCCAGCGCCCTCGCAGCCTTCATACTCGGAGCAGCTGATGATGGGCCTCAGTAACCTGAGCCCCGGTCCTGGCCTCAGTAACCTGAACCTGGGCCCTGGCCCCAGCAACCTGAGCCCTGGCCCCAGCCACTCCGCACCTCTCCCCGAGGGGCTGCTCCACGAGCGGTACAGAGAGGAGAAGACGCTCGAAGAGCAGCGGTGGGAGAGGCTGGAGTTCCTTCAGAGGAAGAAAGCATTCCTGAGGCACGTGAGGAGGAGACACCGCGATCACATGGCCCCCTATGCTGTTGGGAGGGAAGCCAGAATCTCCCCGTTAGGTGACAGAGGTCAGAATCGATTCCGATGTGAATGTCGATACTGCCAGAGCCACAGGCCGAATCTTTCTGGGATCCCTGGGGAGAGGAACAGGGCCCCACTTCCCTCCTCCTGGGAGACGCTGGTGCAGGGCCTCAGTGGCTTGACCCTCAACCTGGGTACCAACCAGCCCGGGCCTCTGCCTGAAGCGGCACTCCAAccgcaggaggcagaggagaagcGCCAGCGAGAGAGGCAGCAGGAGAGCAAAATAATGTTTCAGAGGCTGCTCAAGCAGTGGTTAGAGGAAAACTGA